From the Vallicoccus soli genome, one window contains:
- a CDS encoding DUF4350 domain-containing protein: MSTAGTAGTAGAAAPERPATSLDPTARDVWRAARGPVLLAALVLLGALVLALLRTGGSAGLLDPGATDRAGSRALAELLRAQGVEVRVTRTTSATVGAVGERGATTVLVTQPDLLTAEQVRRVGRTGADLVLVAPTGPALDLLAPGLAVVGEGGEDARGPGCGLPVAQRAGSAEVDGAAYGRGGPVGQPLALCYPAADGGAGLAVLDDPDRTVSVLGGPRPLTNDRLDDAGNAALALGLLGDEEVLVWYLPSLGDLPEGAQRPLTELLPGWVLPALAQLGVAVALLALWRARRLGPVVAEPLPVVVRASEAVEGRARLYRRSRARGTAASALRAAALERLRAALALGRADPPDAVVAAVAARSGRPEAGVRDLLYGAPPAGDAALVSLADALDALEREVRRT; encoded by the coding sequence GTGAGCACGGCAGGCACGGCGGGCACGGCGGGCGCGGCGGCCCCGGAGCGGCCGGCGACGAGCCTCGACCCGACGGCCCGCGACGTGTGGCGCGCGGCGCGGGGCCCGGTGCTCCTCGCCGCCCTCGTGCTCCTCGGCGCGCTGGTGCTCGCGCTGCTGCGCACCGGCGGCTCCGCGGGCCTGCTCGACCCCGGCGCCACCGACCGCGCGGGCAGCCGCGCCCTCGCCGAGCTGCTGCGCGCGCAGGGCGTCGAGGTGCGGGTGACCCGCACGACGAGCGCCACGGTCGGGGCCGTGGGCGAGCGGGGGGCCACGACGGTCCTCGTCACGCAGCCGGACCTGCTCACCGCCGAGCAGGTGCGCCGGGTCGGCCGCACGGGCGCGGACCTCGTGCTCGTCGCCCCCACGGGCCCCGCCCTCGACCTGCTCGCCCCGGGCCTCGCCGTCGTCGGGGAGGGCGGCGAGGACGCGCGCGGCCCCGGCTGCGGGCTGCCGGTCGCCCAGCGGGCCGGGTCGGCCGAGGTCGACGGCGCGGCGTACGGGCGGGGCGGCCCCGTGGGGCAGCCGCTGGCGCTGTGCTACCCGGCGGCGGACGGCGGCGCGGGCCTGGCCGTCCTCGACGACCCCGACCGCACGGTGAGCGTCCTCGGCGGCCCCCGCCCGCTGACCAACGACCGCCTCGACGACGCCGGCAACGCCGCGCTCGCGCTGGGCCTGCTCGGCGACGAGGAGGTCCTCGTCTGGTACCTCCCCTCCCTGGGCGACCTGCCGGAGGGCGCCCAGCGCCCGCTGACCGAGCTGCTGCCCGGGTGGGTGCTGCCGGCCCTGGCGCAGCTCGGCGTCGCCGTCGCGCTCCTCGCGCTGTGGCGGGCCCGCCGGCTCGGCCCCGTCGTCGCCGAGCCGCTGCCGGTGGTGGTGCGCGCGAGCGAGGCGGTCGAGGGCCGCGCCCGCCTCTACCGCCGCTCCCGGGCCCGCGGGACCGCGGCGTCGGCGCTGCGCGCGGCGGCGCTGGAGCGGCTGCGGGCGGCGCTCGCGCTGGGCCGCGCCGACCCGCCGGACGCCGTCGTGGCCGCGGTCGCCGCCCGGTCCGGCCGCCCGGAGGCCGGGGTCCGCGACCTCCTGTACGGTGCGCCCCCTGCCGGTGACGCCGCGCTGGTGTCGCTGGCCGACGCGCTCGACGCCCTGGAGAGGGAGGTACGCCGCACGTGA
- a CDS encoding DUF4129 domain-containing protein translates to MTLREPGVVELGRERARELAREELSRREYQLDRPGLVERVRERALELLGDLLDRAAGAAPGGWPGLVAVVLLVVAVVVGLRLRLGPLGRAHRAGAGALFAGDARRSADEHRAAADAHAAAGRWDDAVRERVRGLVRGLEERGLLDARPGRTAEQAARAASRALPALGPELAGAARLFDAVAYGDRRARPEHDARLRDLDARVRATRPGAPGGPGGGEGRPRGPVAAVPR, encoded by the coding sequence GTGACGCTCCGCGAGCCGGGCGTCGTCGAGCTGGGGCGCGAGCGCGCCCGCGAGCTGGCCCGCGAGGAGCTGTCCCGGCGCGAGTACCAGCTCGACCGGCCGGGCCTCGTCGAGCGGGTCCGCGAGCGCGCGCTGGAGCTGCTCGGGGACCTCCTCGACCGCGCGGCCGGCGCGGCACCGGGCGGCTGGCCTGGCCTGGTGGCCGTCGTGCTGCTCGTCGTCGCCGTCGTGGTGGGGCTGCGGCTGCGGCTCGGCCCCCTGGGCCGGGCCCACCGCGCCGGCGCGGGCGCCCTCTTCGCCGGGGACGCCCGGCGCAGCGCGGACGAGCACCGCGCCGCCGCCGACGCGCACGCCGCCGCCGGCCGCTGGGACGACGCGGTCCGCGAGCGCGTCCGGGGCCTCGTCCGGGGCCTGGAGGAGCGCGGCCTGCTCGACGCCCGGCCGGGCCGCACCGCGGAGCAGGCGGCGCGCGCCGCCTCGCGCGCCCTCCCCGCGCTCGGCCCCGAGCTGGCCGGCGCGGCGCGGCTGTTCGACGCGGTGGCGTACGGCGACCGCCGGGCGCGGCCCGAGCACGACGCGCGCCTGCGCGACCTCGACGCGCGGGTCCGCGCCACCCGCCCGGGGGCGCCCGGGGGCCCGGGCGGCGGCGAGGGCCGCCCGCGCGGCCCCGTGGCGGCGGTGCCGCGGTGA
- the mtrA gene encoding MtrAB system response regulator MtrA, giving the protein MKGRVLVVDDDPALAEMLGIVLRGEGFDPVFCGDGAAALAVFRESRPDLVLLDLMLPGRDGIDVCRRIRAESGVPIVMLTAKADTVDVVVGLESGADDYVVKPFKPKELVARIRTRLRRTDDPVPETLQIGDLSIDVAGHSVKRGDRQIALTPLEFDLLVALARKPWQVFTREVLLEQVWGYRHAADTRLVNVHVQRLRSKVENDPEKPEVVVTVRGVGYKAGAS; this is encoded by the coding sequence GTGAAGGGACGCGTCCTGGTCGTCGACGACGACCCCGCCCTCGCCGAGATGCTGGGCATCGTCCTGCGCGGCGAGGGCTTCGACCCGGTGTTCTGCGGCGACGGCGCCGCGGCGCTCGCGGTGTTCCGCGAGAGCCGGCCCGACCTGGTCCTGCTCGACCTCATGCTGCCGGGGCGCGACGGCATCGACGTGTGCCGGCGCATCCGCGCGGAGTCCGGCGTCCCCATCGTCATGCTCACCGCCAAGGCCGACACGGTCGACGTCGTCGTCGGGCTGGAGTCGGGCGCCGACGACTACGTCGTCAAGCCGTTCAAGCCCAAGGAACTCGTCGCGCGCATCCGCACCCGGCTGCGCCGCACCGACGACCCGGTGCCCGAGACGCTGCAGATCGGCGACCTCAGCATCGACGTCGCCGGCCACAGCGTGAAGCGCGGCGACCGCCAGATCGCCCTGACCCCGCTCGAGTTCGACCTGCTCGTGGCGCTCGCCCGCAAGCCCTGGCAGGTGTTCACGCGCGAGGTCCTGCTCGAGCAGGTGTGGGGCTACCGGCACGCCGCCGACACCCGCCTCGTCAACGTGCACGTGCAGCGGCTGCGCTCCAAGGTCGAGAACGACCCCGAGAAGCCCGAGGTCGTCGTCACCGTGCGCGGGGTCGGCTACAAGGCGGGCGCGAGCTGA
- the mtrB gene encoding MtrAB system histidine kinase MtrB: MPRPAVWRRSLRLRVVTSTTVLSLVVIAVLGQFLVQRIADGLIDAKVAAGLAEAAAGAGDAQESFSASGAGEPQLVTELAAQVVQRLATSGGPAGLNDVLLVRSPSAADAPPGVAVDLSSCPADAPCEVPERLRERVRATSAQQWTYVTTPAEDGRPVPGLAVGSPVVLPGTAGPYELYYLFPLDQEQETLGLVRRTMLAGGLALVVLVALLAWLVTRQVVSPVQAAARIAERLAAGRLEERMHMRGEDDLARLAASFNRMATNLQGQIRKLEELSRVQRRFVSDVSHELRTPLTTVRMAADVLHDAREDFDPVTRRSAELLQTQLDRFESLLADLLEISRFDAGAASLEPEEVDLRDVAQHVIDASEALAEAKGSDVVLVAPPWPCTAEVDRRRVDRVLRNLVVNAIEHGEGGPVEVHVAQDRDAVAVAVRDHGCGLRPGEAALVFNRFWRADPARARTTGGTGLGLSIALEDAQLHGGWLQAWGEPGDGAQFRLTLPRRAGQELAASPLPLEPPDARRGRGSGVGGPYRRTAGRA; the protein is encoded by the coding sequence GTGCCCCGCCCGGCCGTCTGGCGCCGGTCCCTGCGCCTGCGGGTCGTCACCTCGACCACGGTGCTCTCGCTCGTCGTCATCGCCGTGCTCGGGCAGTTCCTCGTGCAGCGCATCGCCGACGGGCTCATCGACGCCAAGGTGGCGGCCGGGCTGGCCGAGGCGGCGGCGGGGGCCGGCGACGCGCAGGAGAGCTTCAGCGCGTCCGGCGCCGGCGAGCCGCAGCTCGTCACCGAGCTCGCCGCGCAGGTCGTGCAGCGCCTGGCCACGAGCGGCGGCCCGGCGGGGCTCAACGACGTGCTCCTCGTGCGGTCCCCGTCGGCGGCGGACGCCCCGCCGGGGGTCGCGGTCGACCTCTCCAGCTGCCCCGCCGACGCGCCCTGCGAGGTCCCCGAGCGGCTCCGCGAGCGGGTACGCGCCACCTCGGCCCAGCAGTGGACGTACGTGACCACGCCGGCCGAGGACGGGCGCCCCGTCCCGGGGCTGGCCGTCGGCAGCCCGGTGGTGCTGCCCGGCACGGCGGGCCCGTACGAGCTCTACTACCTCTTCCCGCTCGACCAGGAGCAGGAGACGCTCGGGCTGGTCCGGCGCACCATGCTGGCCGGCGGCCTCGCGCTCGTCGTGCTCGTGGCGCTGCTGGCGTGGCTCGTCACCCGGCAGGTCGTGAGCCCCGTGCAGGCGGCGGCGCGCATCGCCGAGCGGCTGGCCGCGGGCCGGCTCGAGGAGCGGATGCACATGCGCGGCGAGGACGACCTCGCCCGCCTCGCCGCCTCCTTCAACCGCATGGCGACCAACCTGCAGGGGCAGATCCGCAAGCTCGAGGAGCTCTCCCGGGTGCAGCGCCGGTTCGTCTCCGACGTGAGCCACGAGCTGCGCACGCCCCTGACCACCGTGCGGATGGCCGCCGACGTGCTGCACGACGCGCGCGAGGACTTCGACCCGGTCACCCGGCGCAGCGCGGAGCTCCTGCAGACCCAGCTCGACCGCTTCGAGTCGCTGCTGGCCGACCTGCTGGAGATCAGCCGGTTCGACGCGGGCGCCGCCAGCCTCGAGCCGGAGGAGGTCGACCTGCGCGACGTCGCCCAGCACGTCATCGACGCGTCCGAGGCGCTGGCCGAGGCCAAGGGCAGCGACGTCGTCCTCGTCGCCCCGCCGTGGCCGTGCACCGCGGAGGTCGACCGGCGCAGGGTCGACCGCGTGCTGCGCAACCTCGTGGTCAACGCCATCGAGCACGGCGAGGGCGGCCCGGTCGAGGTGCACGTGGCGCAGGACCGCGACGCGGTCGCCGTGGCGGTGCGCGACCACGGCTGCGGGCTCCGCCCGGGCGAGGCCGCGCTCGTGTTCAACCGGTTCTGGCGCGCCGACCCCGCCCGGGCCCGCACGACGGGCGGCACCGGGCTGGGCCTGTCCATCGCCCTCGAGGACGCCCAGCTGCACGGCGGCTGGCTCCAGGCCTGGGGGGAGCCGGGCGACGGCGCGCAGTTCCGCCTCACGCTGCCGCGCCGCGCGGGGCAGGAGCTCGCGGCGTCCCCGCTGCCCCTCGAGCCCCCCGACGCGCGCCGGGGGCGCGGGTCGGGCGTCGGCGGGCCGTACCGCCGGACGGCGGGGCGCGCGTGA
- a CDS encoding LpqB family beta-propeller domain-containing protein yields MSRRRRALGALLGAALALAGCASIPDSGPVRPGQDSAVALDEPPVRVLPPPPRPGAGPEDVVRGFLLASASPEDDRASARAYLAPETAQDWRPQAGARVYESGTLRIARRGASVTLTAQQVAAIGPDGRYVPEAEPVLLRTRFSVQQVGGEWRIDGLEPGLLHTTFDVERTYRTASVYFLDPSGRTVVPDLLALPVRSSMATALTQRLLEGPSDWLAPAVRTAVPAGTALAVASVPVVGGVAQVDLTEEAFGAGSEERQALSAQIVWTLRQLDEVRSVRISVEGGEYAVPGVAGEQSRDSWPGFDPGALPEDADAAVVRDGVLGRLEGEGWVAVAGEAGTGGARVREPALSLAGDVAAVLSPDRRRLLRGALTPDAPLVPVLTGGDLAEPSWDRYGHLWSVDRADGTVRVAAADGAPVAVAVPSGLRVVGVRVARDGARALLLVRRGQGYALLVGAVVRGGGEVPLRVVGPVVVAPEVVDVRDVAWVDDGRVAVLGVVEGEGRQVRVVDVSGWDAVPTGPVDAVSVAAAPDRPVLVGTPDGQVLRAAGRSWTAAGPGADPAYPG; encoded by the coding sequence GTGAGCCGCCGCCGCCGCGCCCTCGGCGCCCTGCTGGGCGCGGCCCTGGCGCTCGCCGGCTGCGCGTCGATCCCCGACAGCGGACCGGTCCGGCCGGGGCAGGACAGCGCCGTCGCGCTGGACGAGCCGCCCGTGCGCGTCCTGCCCCCGCCGCCGCGCCCCGGCGCCGGCCCCGAGGACGTCGTCCGCGGCTTCCTGCTCGCCTCGGCGAGCCCCGAGGACGACCGGGCCTCGGCGCGGGCGTACCTCGCCCCCGAGACGGCCCAGGACTGGCGCCCGCAGGCGGGGGCCCGCGTGTACGAGAGCGGGACGCTGCGCATCGCCCGCCGCGGCGCGAGCGTGACGCTCACCGCGCAGCAGGTGGCGGCCATCGGGCCCGACGGGCGCTACGTCCCCGAGGCCGAGCCGGTGCTGCTGCGCACCCGCTTCTCGGTGCAGCAGGTGGGCGGGGAGTGGCGCATCGACGGCCTCGAGCCGGGCCTGCTGCACACGACGTTCGACGTGGAGCGCACCTACCGCACGGCGTCGGTCTACTTCCTGGACCCCTCGGGACGCACCGTCGTGCCCGACCTGCTCGCGCTGCCGGTGCGCTCGAGCATGGCGACGGCGCTCACCCAGCGCCTGCTCGAGGGGCCGAGCGACTGGCTGGCCCCCGCGGTGCGCACGGCCGTACCGGCCGGCACGGCGCTGGCCGTCGCGAGCGTCCCGGTGGTGGGGGGCGTCGCGCAGGTCGACCTCACGGAGGAGGCGTTCGGGGCCGGCAGCGAGGAGCGCCAGGCCCTGTCCGCCCAGATCGTGTGGACGCTGCGCCAGCTCGACGAGGTGCGCTCGGTGCGCATCAGCGTGGAGGGCGGGGAGTACGCCGTCCCCGGCGTCGCGGGCGAGCAGTCCCGCGACTCCTGGCCCGGCTTCGACCCCGGCGCCCTGCCGGAGGACGCCGACGCCGCGGTCGTGCGCGACGGCGTCCTGGGCCGGCTGGAGGGGGAGGGCTGGGTCGCCGTCGCCGGCGAGGCCGGCACGGGCGGGGCGCGCGTGCGCGAGCCGGCGCTGTCGCTGGCCGGCGACGTCGCCGCGGTGCTCAGCCCGGACCGGCGGCGCCTGCTGCGCGGCGCCCTGACCCCCGACGCCCCGCTCGTCCCGGTGCTCACCGGCGGCGACCTCGCCGAGCCCTCCTGGGACCGGTACGGCCACCTCTGGTCCGTCGACCGCGCCGACGGCACCGTGCGGGTGGCCGCCGCCGACGGCGCGCCCGTCGCGGTCGCGGTCCCGTCCGGGCTGCGGGTCGTGGGCGTGCGGGTGGCGCGCGACGGGGCGCGCGCCCTGCTCCTCGTGCGCCGCGGCCAGGGGTACGCCCTCCTCGTCGGCGCCGTGGTGCGCGGCGGGGGCGAGGTCCCGCTGCGCGTCGTCGGACCCGTCGTCGTCGCGCCCGAGGTGGTCGACGTGCGGGACGTGGCCTGGGTGGACGACGGGCGGGTGGCCGTCCTCGGCGTGGTCGAGGGGGAGGGGCGCCAGGTGCGCGTCGTCGACGTCAGCGGGTGGGACGCGGTGCCCACCGGCCCGGTGGACGCGGTGAGCGTCGCCGCCGCCCCGGACCGCCCCGTCCTCGTCGGCACGCCGGACGGGCAGGTGCTCCGGGCGGCGGGGCGCAGCTGGACCGCGGCGGGGCCCGGCGCCGACCCGGCCTACCCGGGCTGA
- a CDS encoding ComF family protein: MDTAPGAEARTAARTAPRTAAPTAAAARASPLGPALAEAAAVARALADLVLPASCAGCGGDGPASAPLCRGCAPALVGPAAPAPPDPAPPGLPEPWAAATYAGPVRGALAAWKEDGRRALEVVLADALARALRAALARAAGPALVVPVPSTRAARRRRGGDPLQRLVRRALATGGAGCPPALLLPRALAQARRPADQAGLGAGARWANLHGALAVAPRAEPLLAGRTVVVVDDVLTTGATLAEAARALRAAGARVPAAAVVAATPRRRHLRAVAR, from the coding sequence GTGGACACCGCCCCCGGCGCCGAAGCACGCACCGCCGCACGCACCGCCCCGCGCACCGCGGCACCCACCGCCGCCGCGGCGCGCGCGTCCCCGCTCGGGCCCGCCCTCGCCGAGGCGGCCGCCGTGGCCCGCGCCCTCGCCGACCTCGTGCTGCCGGCCTCCTGCGCCGGCTGCGGCGGCGACGGCCCGGCGTCCGCGCCGCTGTGCCGCGGGTGCGCGCCCGCGCTCGTCGGGCCGGCGGCGCCGGCCCCGCCCGACCCGGCACCGCCGGGGCTGCCCGAGCCCTGGGCCGCGGCGACGTACGCCGGCCCGGTGCGCGGGGCGCTGGCCGCGTGGAAGGAGGACGGGCGGCGGGCGCTGGAGGTCGTCCTCGCCGACGCGCTGGCGCGTGCGCTGCGCGCGGCCCTGGCCCGCGCGGCGGGGCCGGCGCTGGTCGTCCCCGTGCCGAGCACGCGCGCCGCGCGCCGGCGCCGCGGCGGGGACCCGCTGCAGCGGCTCGTCCGGCGCGCGCTGGCCACCGGCGGCGCGGGCTGCCCGCCGGCGCTGCTCCTGCCGCGGGCGCTGGCGCAGGCGCGGCGCCCCGCGGACCAGGCGGGGCTCGGGGCCGGCGCGCGGTGGGCCAACCTGCACGGCGCCCTCGCCGTCGCGCCCCGGGCGGAGCCGCTGCTCGCCGGGCGCACGGTCGTCGTCGTCGACGACGTGCTCACCACGGGCGCGACGCTGGCGGAGGCGGCGCGCGCCCTGCGGGCCGCGGGGGCGCGCGTCCCCGCGGCGGCCGTCGTGGCCGCGACGCCCCGGCGCCGGCACCTGCGGGCGGTGGCGCGGTGA
- the hpf gene encoding ribosome hibernation-promoting factor, HPF/YfiA family — MDIVVKARHCEVPDRFRKHVGDKLAKVARLDPKVITIDVEVSKEHNPRLAGQSERIEITCRTRGPVIRAEAAADDPYAALDMAWAKLEGRLRKGADRRRVHHGGKTPVSVAAATAALADLPPVGAAAQDGAADDDAAPDGLAVVAGAPAVDGDGPMVLREKVHAATPMTLEQALYEMELVGHDFFLFVDQATARPSVVYRRRAYDYGVIRLEVQAADAPGAAAAAGG, encoded by the coding sequence GTGGACATCGTCGTCAAGGCCCGCCACTGCGAGGTGCCGGACCGCTTCCGCAAGCACGTGGGCGACAAGCTGGCCAAGGTGGCCCGGCTCGACCCCAAGGTGATCACCATCGACGTCGAGGTGTCCAAGGAGCACAACCCGCGCCTCGCCGGGCAGAGCGAGCGCATCGAGATCACGTGCCGCACCCGCGGCCCGGTCATCCGCGCCGAGGCCGCCGCCGACGACCCGTACGCCGCTCTGGACATGGCCTGGGCCAAGCTCGAGGGCCGGCTGCGCAAGGGTGCGGACCGGCGCCGGGTGCACCACGGCGGCAAGACGCCCGTGTCGGTGGCGGCGGCCACCGCGGCGCTCGCGGACCTGCCGCCGGTCGGGGCCGCCGCGCAGGACGGCGCGGCCGACGACGACGCCGCGCCGGACGGGCTGGCGGTGGTGGCCGGCGCGCCCGCCGTGGACGGCGACGGCCCGATGGTGCTGCGGGAGAAGGTGCACGCCGCGACGCCCATGACGCTCGAGCAGGCGCTCTACGAGATGGAGCTCGTGGGGCACGACTTCTTCCTCTTCGTCGACCAGGCGACCGCGCGCCCGAGCGTGGTCTACCGGCGCCGGGCGTACGACTACGGCGTCATCCGCCTCGAGGTGCAGGCCGCGGACGCCCCGGGCGCCGCGGCGGCCGCGGGCGGCTGA